The genomic DNA CTAAATGGTTCTGCTAGTGATGGCGTCCCCGAAGATGAGGTAGCTAAACGTGCTCAACTTCAAGAACTGATCGATGCCGAGCGTAAGAACTTGGCTGGTCGACTGTCAAATACTGCCAAGGCTGACGCTGAAAAAGGCTCTGCAGTTCAACATCAACTGAATATCTATGAAAGCATTATTGATTGCAGAATCAAACTCCAAAAATCTATCCAGGCGGTGAACGAGCTTCCAATTTCGAGAAGCAGTGCTGAAAAGTTCACTACCGAGGCTACGCCTGAATTAATAtccaaaaataaagaatCAGTCTTTGATTTGTTAAATAAAGTCTCTCAACTTCGACTTCGACTATTACAAAAAGATGGGCTTACTGATTTACCCAAAAAGTTGAGCAAAAAGCGCTCTCTTACTACTGCATTTGAAAACGCCCAGTCTTTGGACAAACCACTATACGGTTATCGCGAGTCTGTTTTAACTAAATGGTCTCAGAAAGTCCAGTCTTCTACTGGATCTATGGCATTACAATCCAGCAAATTCAAGTCATTAAACCAGACTGCAGCAATTCAAGTATCGACTGTTTTGGCTGATATGGAGAGGTTGGTTAAGAGAACCAAACTAAATCGTTCCAACGTCAAAGCTCTAGGGCTAGAAACTGTTGCTGAAGACCAAGAGAAGCAGGCAAAGACAGTTGATATCCAAGAAGAGGACCATATTTTCGACGATACAGACTTTTACCGTCAAATTTTGAAGGAACTGGTCGACAGAAGAATGGCTGATTCTGGAAACACTGCTGGTCTGAAGTGGACTGTGACAAAAGCCaaagtgaagaagaatataGACACCAAAGCATCCAAGGGTCGTAAACTACGGTACACAGTGCAGGAAAAAGTGCAGGGCTTTGACGTTCCTCGCCATACAACTACGTGGACAGACGAGCAAATTGATGATCTATTTGCATCCCTCTTGGGCCAAAAGATTAAAATCGATGAGAATGATAATTcagatgctgaagaagacaaaccagaagaagaacccGAGAATGATGGTCTTCAGATCTTTGGTTGAGACCAGTTCATTATTTCATGGTCATGCCCAATTCACAGTTTGTAATAATAGTATTTCATATAGCTGTTGGTCATTAGTCATTAattgttatttatatttccCATAGATATCATAATATCATTGATTTTAGGAATCTGATTCCCCCGAATCGTCATAGTCGACTAGAGATGGCTTGGCATCAGGAGTTGAGATTTCTCTACTTTTGGCCTTCTCCTGAACAGGCGTCCTGTTCTCAGTCCTGATCCGTTTCGGCCTAGACGGGCTCATGTCTATAGAAAATGATTCAGTGGAATGTCTTACGATATTTCTTATGGTGCTCACGCTTAAAGGAACGTCTCTTTGATTCTGCTTTTGATCGTTGAATATTGTGCTGTGGAGTCTATTATTAAGTTCTGTCTTTGGTTGTGATCCACCAAACTCGCGAGAATTCGCTTCTATGTCGTCTTGTACGCTGGCTTCTACCAGGGGTATTGCCAAGGATAGCTTATCTTTTATCCTAGACTCttcctctttcttctttttaatCTCATTTTTCTCATTCTAGTATTACCGGGTTAGCATATAGTCCATACAACAATGTAATTATACCATTCATTTTTCATACTTACTCGAAAGCTCTCACGCAATTTTTGTGACTGAGTATATGGGTCATCCCATTGCTTTAAATTCGCCTTGTATATATCAAGTAAAGCCTTATTATCcttgttttgtttggtctggatttcattctctttctctATGGTTGAAAATGGATTGGAATCTGAGGGGACTGTTTCATGTAGTTCTGCTTGTTTTGCTAgctcatcttcagcagttCTTCTTGCTCCCTGATCAATTTTATAATCGGTGTTTTGTGGATCAGTAACTATTACAATAATTCCACCACAAAGATGACATTTGAACTGGAAGCTCCAAATGGGCGTAGTATGATAATTCCctattttcttcttttccgCATTATACCGCGTACCTTGAGCTAATCGTTTATCACATGATAAACAGTAGGCATTATAAGGGAGCTCGAACCTAACTACCAGAATCCCTTGATCTAACTTTCGTGCTCTTTTGCCGAGTGCATGTTGATTAGCCAACTGATTCAGGTTCTGTTTTCCATCTATTTCTGTTAGAACTTTTCCAAAAGAGATTTAAAATTAGATACTAAAGCAACTTACCATAATCTGGAGGATAGTATTTGTTATAGCCTGCAATTTCTCGTTAGTTAGAGTTCTTATTAGTCCTTTCATTCAATACTCCACATCTCAACCCGAGCTTACCTTGCATTATTGTACCCTTAAACCGCACACCGCACGCTTAAATTGTATCAAAACTCTACACCTATGGTATCATATACGTAGATAAAATCCCAAATTGTTAGCTAAATTGCCAATGGTGATGGCCACTGGTGTGAAAAGAGATATCTAAAACATCAATGTCATCTGTATGATAGCCGATCATTTCATATGCAACAGCCGTTCAACACCTTGTGATTTCGTCAAGGGTCCAGAATGACAATCAATGCATATGCATAATCTGCAAGGCCAACACGTAGACTAATTAATAACATAATAAATGCAATCTTCTCAGCACACTTTTCAAATTTAACTctaaatattaatatattacaGGATCAATTTTAACTTGAATGAATATGTCAAATAATAGCGATCATAAACGAGATACTCCTGCAGGAAAGCCACGGAGCTTTCAATCAGAGGGCAGAGTAATAGGTACCACCAAAACCTTTACAAAGAGTGAAAAACAGGATAACATTTCACAAGAGagcaaatcaaaaaagCTCCGAGCAAGTTGAAAAACCTGGTATTAAAGTGAAAATTAAACCTAATGACCGTCTACGCAAAGCATTCAGGACCAGGGGCCATGTCTTAGGAACATCAGAAATTGTCGACCCACTAAACTCAGAGCTTGAATCCAAATGCGAGTCCGACTATTATTCGCAGTCCGAGTCCGACTTTGACTCCGAGTTTGAATCTGATCTTGAGTTTGATGTGCTATATGGCCGACGAATTGAATTTCAGTCGAGGGTGAGTGACAATGTTCCAGCACAGCCTACAAGTGTGAATATTATTGACTTCTTAACCAACCCACTTCCTAGTATACCTCCCAACCCCCAAAATAATAGGCATCTCCACCAAAGCTAGCTCAGATCTGGACCTGATTTTTCTTACTCCTCGGTATTTTTCCCAAAGCTGCAGTCGCAATGAACCTGTTTCTTCTACTTAATTTTTAAGCCACTCAATCAGTTTCTTATTTTATCCTATACCTACGATCAAAAACATCTGAATGGCgagatgcctccggcggctggggctccgccccagaccctggttgtgctcgcttcgcgagcgacgTCACCCACTGAGCGAAATTGAGGCTGTTGTTCGTCCGGagcgctcgcgaagcgagcacaaccagggtctggggcggagccccagccgccggaggcagtgcccTTCTAGGGGTATGTTGAGGTGCAGTGAAGTCGATAAGGTTCTAGTGAATAATACGAGATGCAGCATTGCAGCATGCATGCGAGCTTAATTGAGATAGTCAGGGACATTGTTATCATACAAGTATTAAGGTACCACAAATAGCCATATGTGGCTAGCGTGACAGAGGCGCATGCAAGTCTACCTATATACATATGTATTTCATGTATCTGTGTATATTGTTTCTATTTAGCTACTTAGAACTTGTAAACCTGGTCCTTGTTGTAGCCGAGCTCCTTCAAAGCACCAGTCAACTCACCTTGGTCTTGGGGAGAGACCTTGGGGCCAGAGAGAGCATTGTAGAATGGAGGAGGACCACAGACGAAGATCTTGATGTTCTCGGAGTCAGGCTTGGGGAGGTTCTTAGAAAGGAATTCCTTAGAAATGTAACCAGTCTCACCGGTCCATCCACTAGGAGGCTTGTCCAAGAAGTAGGTGACCTTGAATTGATCGGGACGGTCCTTGATAAGAGCCTCAATCTCGTCACGGATCAAGACATCTTCCTTAGTAACATTGGCATAGAACAGATTGACCTTAGTCTTGTCATTGGGATCCTTGTGGATAGCTTGCAAAAGTTGGTACAAAGGAGTGataccagtaccaccaccaaGGAGAGCAATCTCCTTGTGGGCATTAGGAGTCCATTGGTACTTGGGGAGAGGACCCTTGAAAGACAAAACATCGTTGGGCTTGAGGCCGTGGATATGGGTACTCATAAGACCGTTCTCGTACTTCTTAACGACCAATTCGAAATCACCCTTGTGGTCGACATCGCTGATAGGAGTATAAGGGCGCAAGACGTTCTTACCGTTCTCTCTAGTGAACTTGGCAAGAACGGCACTAGCAGTGGTCAAACCCAAAACGTGGTCCTTAGAAGGAAGCTCGAAAATGACCTTCTTGGTCTAGACCGGTTAGCTCACCAAAAACCGGGAAACCcgacacccgactcgagcgaagcgagaggagccacggggtctgggccagagccccagccgccggaggcacacccccacccaaaaaaaacactTACGTTAGGAGAAACATCGATGACCTCCTTGACTTTGAGGTCGACCCACTCGTTGTCTCCAAGCAGAGTCTTAGGAGAAGAGTCAGCACGGAGTTTGTCGGAGGAAACCGACCAGGTAGCGAAACCGgcgccagcagcaatacCGGCGGCCATGGCCCAACTGGATCTGTTGGACGATTTGGAAGTGGCAGTAGCGGTAGCAAACCCACGGGCCTGGGAGAAGAGTTAGTAATGCTGGTCACGGGGTtgggttctgcctccggcggctggggctacgccccagaccccattgctcctgcttcgcaggagttactGGACCCGAAGGGCCAATTCTTGAGATTTGGCACGAGAAAAAGCGTTTTTGGCCCGAGTCTAGAGATATGGCGAGGAAGCAACTTACACTGCTAGCAGCGACGTTGAAAAGTCTGGCAGAGCTGTTTCTGAACATGTTTACTCTTGTTTAGCAAGTTTGTCGGTTTCGAAGTGAAAGATTTAGtcaattgcttgatttgCTCGAAAACAATGAACTGTCTATACCTGTGAAGCAAGAATATTCCACAAGCAAAATGCactatttttatatttataagtTGGGGACCGGTTTGTCGGAATTGGGGGCCCCGCCGATCTCTCACTCTTTTGCACGGCTGGCCCTGTCTGACGGAAGCTCGACTGCAATACGGGTATTTTAACTCCCACAACCGCTTGCTCTGAGTACCCCACCAGCCATGCCTCTTtattggctgctgctgccgttCTTCGGCATGGCGTGATAGAGCCTGTTCGTAATTATGTGGTAATATGACAAATTAGGCTTATTACTATTTCGAACCTCCAGCGGTCCAGAAAAACATGTCGTCGCTATCCCGATCCCTTTCATACATACAGTTATCAGGACGCCGATAACGGTCGTCTCTGGATAAATATTCACTCTCaccaatttttttggctggGGTGCAATGCCTCcgggggctggggctccgccccagaccccgtggctcctctcgctgcgctcgagtcgggcatcGGGGGTGTCAGAATGTTAGGAAAGCACCGAGAAAGTGATAATTCGGGGACAATTGGGCATAATCTGGTGGATTTTTGTGAATGTTTGGTGGATTCTGCTGGGGTCTGGGGTTCATAATAACCTTCACGGTACTCCACCTTATCTCATGTAATCACGTGGTTTAGTAGATATTTAAGAGACATGATTTAGAGTAGGCTGTAGACAGGCATCTGAAACTGATTTTAGACTGATATAAAACATTATCTGGCATTTAATGTTGGATGGCCAAACCGAAAGCAGAAcctgattttttttctgttttggCTTTTTGTCAGGTGTTTGCGGTCATACCGAGACCATTTCTGGCCGTTATCAGTTAGCGACAAACCCGAGCAAGCTTGCGGTTCAGAGACGCACAATTGCATATCAGCCTTTAAAGGGTTGAAGCTCTATAAAGCAATGCAAGCTTACTagcatatatatataatatagTGTAGTATAGTATAAATTGCTAATCAGCCCATTATCGATAATATATAGTGGATAGTGAATACAAGGCTGCTTCTCCATCACATTACAACATTGACGTCAGGCAATTTCTGAATTGAATCTATATGCAGAGAGAATTTATTGGTAATTGGAAATTGGGAATTGACAATTgaattttgaattttgaCTTTTGAATTGActtttgaattgaattgaactGAACTGATTTATTGATTATAGCACACACACACAATGTCGCTGGAAAAATTGGGCAGGAAAGAGCTTCTGAAGTTGGCAAAAAGATTGATCCCACCTCTCAGCGACACTTTCCACAAGGGCCAAGCCGGCCGCATAGCCGTCGTAGGAGGAAGTCAAGAGTAAGCACCAACACCGGACCCCACGATCCCAGCtgcttgcgaagcaagcacaaccaggtctgggcggagcccagccgccggaggcacacccacccACTAACTAACATCCCAGTTACACGGGAGCACCATTCTTCTCAGCAATGGCATCGACTCTGGTAGGAGCTGACATGTCACATGTTATTTGTGAGAAGTACGCCGGTGACGTGATCAAATCGTACTCGCCCAATCTGATTGTACACccctatttatttgaaaCCGAGCATCTTCCGTCAGGTCACAGCATACAAAATGTAGTTGAAAAGGTGTGTTCAGTGTTGGATCGAATTCATGTCGTAGTAATTGGACCGGGACTAGGCAGAGACAAGACGATGCTGGAAACAACGGCAGCTATTATCCAAGAAGCTAAGAAACGCAAACTGCCCATTGTCATTGATGCTGACGGGTTATATCTGATCCAAAACCAGCCGGATCTGATTAAAGGCTACGAAAAGGCCATTTTGACGCCCAATGTAGTAGAGTTCCAACGGCTATGCAAGGCACTGGAGATCGACGACGCAGGGGGAGACGATCCGGCGTCTGCACCTAAAGTGTCTAAACTGGCAACGACGTTTGGCGGTCTGACAATCCTGGAAAAAGGTAAATTGGACAACATCTCCAACGGCCATACCACGATTTCGAACGATATCTCTGGCGGACCCAAGAGAGTCAGCGGACAGGGTGACACCCTTAGCGGGTCAATAGCAGCCTTTCTAGCCTGGCAACTGGCGTACGAACAGAAACTCTGGGACACTGAGCCTATCAAAGAAGCTCAAGACTCGCGAGACCTGACTCTCCTTGCGGTCTTTGCA from Sugiyamaella lignohabitans strain CBS 10342 chromosome D, complete sequence includes the following:
- a CDS encoding NADHX dehydratase (NADHX dehydratase; converts (S)-NADHX to NADH in an ATP-dependent manner; homologous to Carkd in mammals, and the C-terminal domain of YjeF in E.coli; enzyme is widespread in eukaryotes, prokaryotes and archaea; YKL151C promoter contains STREs (stress response elements) and expression is induced by heat shock or methyl methanesulfonate; green fluorescent protein (GFP)-fusion protein localizes to the cytoplasm; protein abundance increases in response to DNA replication stress; GO_component: GO:0005737 - cytoplasm [Evidence IEA,IEA,IEA]; GO_component: GO:0005737 - cytoplasm [Evidence IDA] [PMID 14562095]; GO_function: GO:0005524 - ATP binding [Evidence IEA]; GO_function: GO:0047453 - ATP-dependent NAD(P)H-hydrate dehydratase activity [Evidence IEA,IEA]; GO_function: GO:0047453 - ATP-dependent NAD(P)H-hydrate dehydratase activity [Evidence IDA] [PMID 21994945]; GO_function: GO:0016829 - lyase activity [Evidence IEA]; GO_function: GO:0000166 - nucleotide binding [Evidence IEA]; GO_process: GO:0046496 - nicotinamide nucleotide metabolic process [Evidence IEA]; GO_process: GO:0046496 - nicotinamide nucleotide metabolic process [Evidence IDA] [PMID 21994945]); the encoded protein is MASTLVGADMSHVICEKYAGDVIKSYSPNLIVHPYLFETEHLPSGHSIQNVVEKVCSVLDRIHVVVIGPGLGRDKTMLETTAAIIQEAKKRKLPIVIDADGLYLIQNQPDLIKGYEKAILTPNVVEFQRLCKALEIDDAGGDDPASAPKVSKLATTFGGLTILEKGKLDNISNGHTTISNDISGGPKRVSGQGDTLSGSIAAFLAWQLAYEQKLWDTEPIKEAQDSRDLTLLAVFAASSITRTASALAYKNHGRALLTSDISDSVGAAFKQLFE
- the MCR1 gene encoding Mcr1p (Mitochondrial NADH-cytochrome b5 reductase; involved in ergosterol biosynthesis; GO_component: GO:0016021 - integral component of membrane [Evidence IEA]; GO_component: GO:0031307 - integral component of mitochondrial outer membrane [Evidence IDA] [PMID 16689936]; GO_component: GO:0016020 - membrane [Evidence IEA]; GO_component: GO:0005758 - mitochondrial intermembrane space [Evidence IEA]; GO_component: GO:0005758 - mitochondrial intermembrane space [Evidence IDA] [PMID 8001120]; GO_component: GO:0005741 - mitochondrial outer membrane [Evidence IEA,IEA]; GO_component: GO:0005741 - mitochondrial outer membrane [Evidence IDA] [PMID 16407407]; GO_component: GO:0005741 - mitochondrial outer membrane [Evidence IDA] [PMID 8001120]; GO_component: GO:0005739 - mitochondrion [Evidence IEA]; GO_component: GO:0005739 - mitochondrion [Evidence IDA] [PMID 16823961]; GO_function: GO:0004128 - cytochrome-b5 reductase activity, acting on NAD(P)H [Evidence IEA]; GO_function: GO:0004128 - cytochrome-b5 reductase activity, acting on NAD(P)H [Evidence IDA] [PMID 8001120]; GO_function: GO:0016491 - oxidoreductase activity [Evidence IEA,IEA]; GO_process: GO:0034599 - cellular response to oxidative stress [Evidence IMP] [PMID 11420140]; GO_process: GO:0006696 - ergosterol biosynthetic process [Evidence IDA] [PMID 10622712]; GO_process: GO:0055114 - oxidation-reduction process [Evidence IEA,IEA]), whose product is MSTHIHGLKPNDVLSFKGPLPKYQWTPNAHKEIALLGGGTGITPLYQLLQAIHKDPNDKTKVNLFYANVTKEDVLIRDEIEALIKDRPDQFKVTYFLDKPPSGWTGETGYISKEFLSKNLPKPDSENIKIFVCGPPPFYNALSGPKVSPQDQGELTGALKELGYNKDQVYKF
- the BFR2 gene encoding Bfr2p (Essential protein that is a component of 90S preribosomes; may be involved in rRNA processing; multicopy suppressor of sensitivity to Brefeldin A; expression is induced during lag phase and also by cold shock; GO_component: GO:0030686 - 90S preribosome [Evidence IDA] [PMID 12150911]; GO_component: GO:0005730 - nucleolus [Evidence IEA]; GO_component: GO:0005730 - nucleolus [Evidence IDA] [PMID 14562095]; GO_component: GO:0005730 - nucleolus [Evidence IDA] [PMID 15590835]; GO_component: GO:0005634 - nucleus [Evidence IEA,IEA]; GO_function: GO:0003674 - molecular_function [Evidence ND]; GO_process: GO:0015031 - protein transport [Evidence IEA]; GO_process: GO:0006364 - rRNA processing [Evidence IMP] [PMID 15590835]; GO_process: GO:0006810 - transport [Evidence IEA]; GO_process: GO:0016192 - vesicle-mediated transport [Evidence IEA]), with product MPSLADQLAKLANPEPVDFDPEDFENRNPDDDSGNELEVNKAATEHYLEVSKSSLRNDELNVDGVKYVGKRVKRDALFEQNGGHSEESDDDDEEEVEGEDDSEEEEEEEEDSEENDVVNGNESEEEDEMQSDDDISEKKEQRKLNGSASDGVPEDEVAKRAQLQELIDAERKNLAGRLSNTAKADAEKGSAVQHQLNIYESIIDCRIKLQKSIQAVNELPISRSSAEKFTTEATPELISKNKESVFDLLNKVSQLRLRLLQKDGLTDLPKKLSKKRSLTTAFENAQSLDKPLYGYRESVLTKWSQKVQSSTGSMALQSSKFKSLNQTAAIQVSTVLADMERLVKRTKLNRSNVKALGLETVAEDQEKQAKTVDIQEEDHIFDDTDFYRQILKELVDRRMADSGNTAGLKWTVTKAKVKKNIDTKASKGRKLRYTVQEKVQGFDVPRHTTTWTDEQIDDLFASLLGQKIKIDENDNSDAEEDKPEEEPENDGLQIFG